A single region of the Anas platyrhynchos isolate ZD024472 breed Pekin duck chromosome 6, IASCAAS_PekinDuck_T2T, whole genome shotgun sequence genome encodes:
- the MMRN2 gene encoding multimerin-2 isoform X1, whose translation MLLKLLLIYHAVGLAKLARHSDHRGHHEGPMHSSKPPKYETSVYLQRTPLSREEEGYWEADRRREDARDYPSSIISSHQEEREDFEAASSQSQNGNWCSFTQSRLVTYIEACMKEKYIVNSQQPCANGAPDCQKIMYRTALKPIYQVKQKVLKSLQWKCCPGFTGKDCEQRDPNFIPVPGNETEGWEEEFSNHMSTSVDSTELLEVIQNQEALLDDLQSDIHQAVSNLGDLQRIFENNGTSMVLEVNQSNADLQERLLQQVLFPHVENFLRKHFNPMWASFNRSLQNLSNIVRNLSHDVEVNKKSIERFQESTVPKREFQELGTKFESKVQENVVKADHMRRDIENQLQMQQASIHYNLTMIKADTDTKLKKYHKIQQSHFLALNNSLTNMKHEQNKLENKFETLKKNLSELSSHHGPKDETTQLAIRQINDMLSGHGKQLKELYMESDVAFQNIAVLERWFKELKKNISKYRPEDLTITLMEKSLLIEENKAAVERQISELNYTLSNLRENYSDLLRYMEECNCQKISSDTDILEEDFKNITYSIEGTQSNLKDMKQIESVFKDLLRNEIEKLSSTFPSIHQSLSFHQEENRQLQSQVTSLSGDIGLLKKKDEEIHRHIRYLNSSFGSLLEDAMRHKIALEALLGEEFMEFLFEEDPTTPITSVLQLQESLREISDKLQEQNMTLESLVKRFHLLERGQRSTHDARVSSKHSKQETQTPSALDDVSQRSNVEHMEPNYEASKDDSLDSSAYSDIMTLKNDIKHLSLAIKRHEARNDMNICCNHTITNVVEPLNFSVEVLSGDLATIKEKLEEHLLIFKKLFGSNEELVASNISLDVAKIQSMLTKKVRRQQKGQDKQRDKKKPEKHRENTQIISGRNTVQTELLEKDSSVAFHVGFSDQKDKERTLRLNETYLNYGQSYFPEHGYFKAPHKGVYFFVISVEFSSGPALGQLSFSRGYKRTLSSSQRKTPTGNTMTTFAMAEMEKGEKVWFELLQGSVVKRSPPGTTMGGFLLFKT comes from the exons ATGCTACTGAAGCTTTTGCTCATCTATCATGCAGTAGGACTGGCAAAGCTGGCCAGGCACTCCGACCATCGTGGGCATCACGAGGGACCCATGCACAGCTCAAAGCCACCAAAGTACGAGACCTCTGTGTACCTTCAGAGGACTCCTCTCTCACGTGAGGAAGAAGGTTACTGGGAGGCAGACAGGCGCAGGGAGGATGCACGAGACTACCCTTCAAGCATCATCTCCTCACAtcaagaagaaagagaggatTTTGAAGCTGCAAGCTCACAGTCCCAAAATGG GAACTGGTGTTCCTTCACGCAGTCCCGCCTAGTAACATACATAGAAGCCTGCATGAAAGAGAAGTACATTGTCAACTCCCAGCAGCCCTGTGCGAACGGAGCTCCAGACTGCCAGAAGATCAT GTACAGGACAGCCCTGAAGCCCATCTATCAAGTCAAACAGAAGGTTTTGAAATCTTTGCAGTGGAAGTGCTGCCCTGGATTTACTGGCAAGGACTGTGAACAACGCG ATCCCAATTTCATTCCAGTGCCAGGAAATGAAACTGAAGGATGGGAAGAGGAGTTCTCAAACCATA TGTCAACATCAGTGGATTCAACAGAACTGTTGGAAGTCATTCAAAATCAGGAGGCATTACTGGATGATCTTCAAAGTGATATTCATCAAGCAGTCAGCAACTTAGGTGATTTACAGAGAATATTTGAAAACAACGGTACAAGCATGGTGTTAGAAGTGAACCAGAGCAATGCAG ATTTACAGGAAAGGCTTCTGCAGCAAGTTTTGTTTCCCCATGTGGAGAATTTTCTTAGGAAACATTTTAACCCAATGTGGGCAAGCTTCAACAGAAGCTTACAGAACCTCTCCAACATAGTGAGAAACCTGTCCCACGATGTGGAAGTCAACAAGAAAAGCATAGAAAGATTTCAAGAGAGCACTGTACCTAAGAGGGAATTCCAAGAGCTAGGAACTAAGTTTGAATCTAAAGTCCAGGAAAATGTGGTGAAAGCTGATCACATGAGAAGGGATATAGAAAATCAATTGCAAATGCAGCAGGCTAGTATTCACTATAACCTCACCATGATCAAGGCTGATACTGACACAAAGCTCAAGAAGTACCACAAGATCCAGCAATCGCATTTCTTAGCTTTGAACAACAGCTTAACAAACATGAAACACGAGCAAAacaaacttgaaaataaatttgagactttgaaaaaaaatttatCAGAACTCTCCTCACATCATGGTCCCAAAGATGAAACCACCCAGTTAGCCATCAGACAAATAAATGACATGCTGTCAGGGCATGGAAAACAGCTTAAAGAACTTTACATGGAGTCAGATGTGGCCTTTCAGAATATAGCAGTTTTAGAGAGATGGTTtaaggagttaaaaaaaaatatctcaaagtATAGGCCTGAAGATTTAACAATAACTTTAATGGAGAAATCACTTCTtattgaagaaaacaaagcagcagtgGAAAGGCAGATATCAGAACTAAACTATACTCTCTCAAATCTTCGGGAAAACTATTCAGATCTGTTGAGGTACATGGAGGAATGTAATTGCCAGAAGATATCTTCAGACACTGATATACTCGAGGAAGATTTCAAGAATATCACTTACTCAATTGAAGGCACGCAATCAAACCTAAAGGATATGAAGCAGATAGAATCTGTTTTCAAAGATCTCTTGAGGAACGAAATTGAAAAGCTCTCCTCAACTTTTCCATCTATCCATCAGTCCCTTAGCTTCCAtcaagaagaaaacagacagCTTCAGTCACAAGTTACATCTTTGTCAGGAGACATAGGCCTCTTGaagaagaaagatgaagaaattcATAGACACATCAGGTATCTCAACAGTTCTTTTGGTTCTCTTTTAGAAGATGCCATGCGGCACAAAATAGCCCTGGAGGCTTTACTGGGAGAAGAGTTTATGGAATTCTTGTTTGAAGAGGATCCTACTACCCCAATAACATCAGTGCTTCAGCTGCAAGAATCTCTCAGAGAGATCTCAGATAAACTCCAAGAACAAAACATGACCTTAGAATCTCTTGTAAAGAGATTTCATCTCTTGGAGAGAGGTCAACGGAGTACTCATGATGCTCGTGTATCTTCAAAGCATTCCAAACAGGAAACTCAGACACCCTCTGCACTGGATGACGTTAGTCAGCGCAGCAATGTAGAGCACATGGAACCTAATTATGAGGCTTCCAAAGATGACTCCTTGGATAGCTCAGCATATAGTGACATCATGACTCTGAAGAATGACATCAAACATCTGAGCCTCGCAATCAAGAGGCATGAAGCCAGAAATGACATGAATATCTGCTGCAATCATACAATAACAAATGTAGTGGAGCCACTGAACTTTTCTGTGGAAGTTCTCTCAGGAGATTTAGCAACCATCAAAGAGAAGCTGGAGGAACATCTGCTGATTTTCAAAAAGCTATTTGGAAGCAATGAAGAATTAGTTGCCTCCAATATAAGCCTGGATGTTGCAAAGATTCAGTCAATGCTGACCAAAAAAGTGAGAAGGCAACAGAAAGGTCAAGACAAgcaaagagacaaaaagaagcctgagaagcacagagaaaatacaCAGATAATAAGTGGAAGAAATACAGTGCAGACAGAACTTCTGGAAAAAG aCTCATCGGTGGCATTCCATGTAGGATTCTCAGACCAGAAGGATAAAGAAAGAACTCTGAGACTTAATGAAACATACCTCAATTACGGACAGAGCTATTTCCCTGAACACGGCTACTTTAAAGCACCACACAAAGGTGTCTACTTCTTTGTCATCTCTGTGGAGTTTAGCTCAGGACCGGCACTAGGACAACTCTCTTTTAGCcgtgggtacaaaagaactctcTCAAGTAGTCAAAGGAAAACACCAACTGGAAATACTATGACTACTTTTGCTATGGCAGAAatggagaaaggggagaaagtATGGTTTGAattgctgcagggctctgtggTAAAACGGAGTCCACCCGGGACAACAATGGGTGGATTCCTACTATTTAAAACTTGA
- the MMRN2 gene encoding multimerin-2 isoform X3: MLLKLLLIYHAVGLAKLARHSDHRGHHEGPMHSSKPPKYETSVYLQRTPLSREEEGYWEADRRREDARDYPSSIISSHQEEREDFEAASSQSQNGNWCSFTQSRLVTYIEACMKEKYIVNSQQPCANGAPDCQKIMYRTALKPIYQVKQKVLKSLQWKCCPGFTGKDCEQRDPNFIPVPGNETEGWEEEFSNHNLQERLLQQVLFPHVENFLRKHFNPMWASFNRSLQNLSNIVRNLSHDVEVNKKSIERFQESTVPKREFQELGTKFESKVQENVVKADHMRRDIENQLQMQQASIHYNLTMIKADTDTKLKKYHKIQQSHFLALNNSLTNMKHEQNKLENKFETLKKNLSELSSHHGPKDETTQLAIRQINDMLSGHGKQLKELYMESDVAFQNIAVLERWFKELKKNISKYRPEDLTITLMEKSLLIEENKAAVERQISELNYTLSNLRENYSDLLRYMEECNCQKISSDTDILEEDFKNITYSIEGTQSNLKDMKQIESVFKDLLRNEIEKLSSTFPSIHQSLSFHQEENRQLQSQVTSLSGDIGLLKKKDEEIHRHIRYLNSSFGSLLEDAMRHKIALEALLGEEFMEFLFEEDPTTPITSVLQLQESLREISDKLQEQNMTLESLVKRFHLLERGQRSTHDARVSSKHSKQETQTPSALDDVSQRSNVEHMEPNYEASKDDSLDSSAYSDIMTLKNDIKHLSLAIKRHEARNDMNICCNHTITNVVEPLNFSVEVLSGDLATIKEKLEEHLLIFKKLFGSNEELVASNISLDVAKIQSMLTKKVRRQQKGQDKQRDKKKPEKHRENTQIISGRNTVQTELLEKDSSVAFHVGFSDQKDKERTLRLNETYLNYGQSYFPEHGYFKAPHKGVYFFVISVEFSSGPALGQLSFSRGYKRTLSSSQRKTPTGNTMTTFAMAEMEKGEKVWFELLQGSVVKRSPPGTTMGGFLLFKT; the protein is encoded by the exons ATGCTACTGAAGCTTTTGCTCATCTATCATGCAGTAGGACTGGCAAAGCTGGCCAGGCACTCCGACCATCGTGGGCATCACGAGGGACCCATGCACAGCTCAAAGCCACCAAAGTACGAGACCTCTGTGTACCTTCAGAGGACTCCTCTCTCACGTGAGGAAGAAGGTTACTGGGAGGCAGACAGGCGCAGGGAGGATGCACGAGACTACCCTTCAAGCATCATCTCCTCACAtcaagaagaaagagaggatTTTGAAGCTGCAAGCTCACAGTCCCAAAATGG GAACTGGTGTTCCTTCACGCAGTCCCGCCTAGTAACATACATAGAAGCCTGCATGAAAGAGAAGTACATTGTCAACTCCCAGCAGCCCTGTGCGAACGGAGCTCCAGACTGCCAGAAGATCAT GTACAGGACAGCCCTGAAGCCCATCTATCAAGTCAAACAGAAGGTTTTGAAATCTTTGCAGTGGAAGTGCTGCCCTGGATTTACTGGCAAGGACTGTGAACAACGCG ATCCCAATTTCATTCCAGTGCCAGGAAATGAAACTGAAGGATGGGAAGAGGAGTTCTCAAACCATA ATTTACAGGAAAGGCTTCTGCAGCAAGTTTTGTTTCCCCATGTGGAGAATTTTCTTAGGAAACATTTTAACCCAATGTGGGCAAGCTTCAACAGAAGCTTACAGAACCTCTCCAACATAGTGAGAAACCTGTCCCACGATGTGGAAGTCAACAAGAAAAGCATAGAAAGATTTCAAGAGAGCACTGTACCTAAGAGGGAATTCCAAGAGCTAGGAACTAAGTTTGAATCTAAAGTCCAGGAAAATGTGGTGAAAGCTGATCACATGAGAAGGGATATAGAAAATCAATTGCAAATGCAGCAGGCTAGTATTCACTATAACCTCACCATGATCAAGGCTGATACTGACACAAAGCTCAAGAAGTACCACAAGATCCAGCAATCGCATTTCTTAGCTTTGAACAACAGCTTAACAAACATGAAACACGAGCAAAacaaacttgaaaataaatttgagactttgaaaaaaaatttatCAGAACTCTCCTCACATCATGGTCCCAAAGATGAAACCACCCAGTTAGCCATCAGACAAATAAATGACATGCTGTCAGGGCATGGAAAACAGCTTAAAGAACTTTACATGGAGTCAGATGTGGCCTTTCAGAATATAGCAGTTTTAGAGAGATGGTTtaaggagttaaaaaaaaatatctcaaagtATAGGCCTGAAGATTTAACAATAACTTTAATGGAGAAATCACTTCTtattgaagaaaacaaagcagcagtgGAAAGGCAGATATCAGAACTAAACTATACTCTCTCAAATCTTCGGGAAAACTATTCAGATCTGTTGAGGTACATGGAGGAATGTAATTGCCAGAAGATATCTTCAGACACTGATATACTCGAGGAAGATTTCAAGAATATCACTTACTCAATTGAAGGCACGCAATCAAACCTAAAGGATATGAAGCAGATAGAATCTGTTTTCAAAGATCTCTTGAGGAACGAAATTGAAAAGCTCTCCTCAACTTTTCCATCTATCCATCAGTCCCTTAGCTTCCAtcaagaagaaaacagacagCTTCAGTCACAAGTTACATCTTTGTCAGGAGACATAGGCCTCTTGaagaagaaagatgaagaaattcATAGACACATCAGGTATCTCAACAGTTCTTTTGGTTCTCTTTTAGAAGATGCCATGCGGCACAAAATAGCCCTGGAGGCTTTACTGGGAGAAGAGTTTATGGAATTCTTGTTTGAAGAGGATCCTACTACCCCAATAACATCAGTGCTTCAGCTGCAAGAATCTCTCAGAGAGATCTCAGATAAACTCCAAGAACAAAACATGACCTTAGAATCTCTTGTAAAGAGATTTCATCTCTTGGAGAGAGGTCAACGGAGTACTCATGATGCTCGTGTATCTTCAAAGCATTCCAAACAGGAAACTCAGACACCCTCTGCACTGGATGACGTTAGTCAGCGCAGCAATGTAGAGCACATGGAACCTAATTATGAGGCTTCCAAAGATGACTCCTTGGATAGCTCAGCATATAGTGACATCATGACTCTGAAGAATGACATCAAACATCTGAGCCTCGCAATCAAGAGGCATGAAGCCAGAAATGACATGAATATCTGCTGCAATCATACAATAACAAATGTAGTGGAGCCACTGAACTTTTCTGTGGAAGTTCTCTCAGGAGATTTAGCAACCATCAAAGAGAAGCTGGAGGAACATCTGCTGATTTTCAAAAAGCTATTTGGAAGCAATGAAGAATTAGTTGCCTCCAATATAAGCCTGGATGTTGCAAAGATTCAGTCAATGCTGACCAAAAAAGTGAGAAGGCAACAGAAAGGTCAAGACAAgcaaagagacaaaaagaagcctgagaagcacagagaaaatacaCAGATAATAAGTGGAAGAAATACAGTGCAGACAGAACTTCTGGAAAAAG aCTCATCGGTGGCATTCCATGTAGGATTCTCAGACCAGAAGGATAAAGAAAGAACTCTGAGACTTAATGAAACATACCTCAATTACGGACAGAGCTATTTCCCTGAACACGGCTACTTTAAAGCACCACACAAAGGTGTCTACTTCTTTGTCATCTCTGTGGAGTTTAGCTCAGGACCGGCACTAGGACAACTCTCTTTTAGCcgtgggtacaaaagaactctcTCAAGTAGTCAAAGGAAAACACCAACTGGAAATACTATGACTACTTTTGCTATGGCAGAAatggagaaaggggagaaagtATGGTTTGAattgctgcagggctctgtggTAAAACGGAGTCCACCCGGGACAACAATGGGTGGATTCCTACTATTTAAAACTTGA